The following coding sequences lie in one Drosophila sulfurigaster albostrigata strain 15112-1811.04 chromosome 2R, ASM2355843v2, whole genome shotgun sequence genomic window:
- the LOC133838451 gene encoding uncharacterized protein LOC133838451 gives MRLNTRLNIYPTVLILSGNIHHEILKQFIAIHSKGIMSSCFNLALILTTFCVSQLQSAPLDVSVVGIDRIVLPKGLPGFRYALVDSEELQQLQSKLDEAEVKVVLMELLQFNMMRIMLVLDIVILICLYFYAKGSHEENCYCEVKANTFVKI, from the exons ATGCGACTTAACACGCGCTTAAATATTTACCCAACTGTTCTCATTCTCTCTGGGAATATTCATCATGAAATTCTAAAACAGTTTATTGCCATTCACTCAAAAGGCATCATGAGCTCTTGCTTTAACTTGGCATTAATTTTGACAACATTCTGCGTTTCCCAACTGCAG TCTGCACCTTTAGATGTGTCTGTTGTAGGCATCGATCGCATTGTGTTGCCCAAAGGTTTGCCTGGATTTCGTTATGCTTTGGTCGATAGCgaggagctgcagcagctgcaaagtAAACTAGATGAAGCAG AGGTGAAAGTAGTGCTGATGGAGCTGCTGCAGTTTAACATGATGCGGATTATGTTGGTCTTGGACATCGTCATTCTGATTTGTCTTTACTTCTATGCAAAGGGAAGTCACGAGGAGAATTGTTATTGCGAAGTCAAGGCCAAcacatttgttaaaatataa
- the LOC133837532 gene encoding dynein regulatory complex protein 9: MAESTVSGCTGEQTEDQSGSQTGEEAREQTGDQATNQADDDDDEPSELQRLMLAVAFKEASDRLALQQRSHRLNMQKPLPPLPASLRRLRSSSIGQKAMPERILLTGKKLPRLQSLLGEAEEDADQLDECVLNALKYERDMDALRAFFDAANQQLYMTKEEKQREKPSRLELAIGALSGNNTEESVAAKELLQSKEELKQLQAQLEQVKIDGVAKLQDYDERIADAKYNLRCVSRVNDLEFSLVERWEAARVGQAEIWGENAERAYLRDILDFKQRLSREQRVSQELSAFRSRERADLEQRIADWQQRYASELRRVERESEAWELRILELTKSLARHREENAQHVVFVNEYRAKKEEEQRLLDLQLHRIQCAIKLQAWWRGTMVRRGLGPFKKKPKRGKRGKPKK; this comes from the coding sequence ATGGCAGAGTCCACGGTGTCAGGTTGCACTGGCGAGCAGACAGAAGATCAGAGTGGATCACAGACTGGAGAAGAAGCTAGAGAACAGACTGGAGATCAAGCTACCAATcaagctgatgatgatgatgatgagcctTCGGAGCTGCAGCGTTTGATGCTGGCCGTTGCCTTCAAGGAGGCCAGCGATAGACTCGCTTTGCAGCAGCGTTCGCATCGCTTGAACATGCAGAAGCCGCTGCCGCCGTTGCCTGCTTCACTGCGTCGCCTGCGCAGCTCTTCAATTGGCCAGAAGGCAATGCCGGAGCGGATTTTGCTCACAGGCAAGAAGCTGCCACGACTGCAATCGTTGCTGGGCGAGGCTGAAGAGGATGCGGATCAACTGGATGAATGTGTGTTGAATGCTTTGAAGTACGAACGTGATATGGATGCATTGCGTGCCTTCTTCGACGCAGCCAATCAGCAGCTTTATATGACTAAAGAGGAGAAACAGAGGGAGAAGCCAAGCCGCTTAGAGTTAGCCATTGGTGCTCTGAGTGGCAACAACACCGAGGAGTCAGTGGCTGCTAAGGAGCTGCTGCAGTCGAAGGAGGAGCTGAAGCAGCTGCAGGCGCAGCTCGAGCAGGTGAAGATCGATGGCGTGGCCAAGCTGCAGGATTACGACGAGCGCATCGCCGATGCCAAGTACAATTTGCGCTGCGTGTCGCGCGTCAACGATCTGGAGTTCAGTCTGGTGGAGCGTTGGGAGGCAGCGCGTGTGGGGCAAGCGGAAATATGGGGCGAGAACGCAGAGCGTGCTTATCTTCGAGACATACTCGACTTTAAGCAGCGGCTCTCCCGGGAACAGAGAGTCAGCCAGGAGCTGAGCGCATTTCGAAGTCGCGAGCGCGCTGATCTGGAGCAACGCATCGCGGATTGGCAGCAGCGTTATGCGAGCGAACTAAGGAGAGTGGAGCGGGAGAGCGAGGCGTGGGAGTTGCGCATACTGGAGCTGACAAAGTCGCTGGCGAGGCATCGAGAGGAGAATGCTCAGCATGTGGTGTTTGTGAACGAGTATCGCGCCaagaaggaggaggaacaGCGGCTGCTTGATCTGCAGTTGCATCGCATTCAGTGCGCCATCAAGTTGCAAGCTTGGTGGCGTGGCACGATGGTGCGACGTGGCCTTGGTCCGTTCAAGAAGAAGCCAAAGCGCGGCAAGCGAGGCAAGCCCAAAAAGTAg
- the LOC133837271 gene encoding uncharacterized protein LOC133837271, translating to MELLRFSTVFAVIVMLHFSSPMQAAPVSDVESALASLMDSKLVKTMQWNSRKLLEIQELLSEKRILYLEIMREQKFQRTLVIGAFVIDFLLLVCLSLHYLLVPAKVNNKIDI from the exons ATGGAATTGCTAAGGTTCTCAACGGTTTTTGCTGTGATCGTGATGTTGCATTTCTCAAGTCCAATGCAG GCTGCGCCTGTGTCGGATGTGGAGTCAGCACTCGCTTCCCTCATGGACTCTAAATTGGTTAAGACCATGCAATGGAATTCCAGAAAGTTACTCGAAATACAAGAACTTCTCAGCGAGAAGCGTATTCTAT ATTTGGAAATAATGCGCGAACAGAAATTTCAGAGAACATTGGTAATTGGGGCGTTTGTGATTGATTTCCTGCTGCTCGTTTGCCTGTCATTGCATTATTTGCTGGTGCCAGCGAAAGTCAATAATAAGATAGATATTTAA